From Staphylothermus hellenicus DSM 12710, a single genomic window includes:
- a CDS encoding threonine synthase, with translation MFVKDLRCSKCGRIYSLEEKPVMCINKDLGRLDIRYDYEAIKNAVKPEDLAKREFHMWRYREFLPVPNGKYIVSLGEGGTPLIKAGRLAEKLGLKKLYLKDETRNPTGSFKDRCMSVSVSMAKYFGFKRAVVASSGNAAAALAAYGARAGIEVYAFVPDFAGYGKIAQLLFYGAKVFRVKWVEAEDPTVKMMRLLAEKYGFYPSPSFGPFNPYQIEGPKTIAMEIVEQLGWNVPDQVFVPTGAASLLTGVYNGFRDWNNVGWINKYPRMVAVQPEGNHPFVRAWMEKVDPDKIRPWEKPPKTIATGLEDTFPWDGDAGLRALYNTNGYGVVVSDEEILEAMKLLASLEGLFAEPSGAAGLAGLIKALEDGEVDRDETVVVLVTGHGLKDPDIVKKSAGDAPTINPDPQEFFVKAKEFYKVDFN, from the coding sequence ATGTTCGTTAAGGATCTGAGATGTAGTAAGTGTGGTAGAATATATAGTTTAGAAGAGAAGCCGGTAATGTGTATAAACAAGGATCTTGGTAGACTCGATATACGCTACGACTATGAAGCAATAAAAAACGCTGTTAAACCAGAAGACTTGGCGAAAAGAGAATTTCATATGTGGAGATACAGGGAATTCTTGCCTGTGCCTAACGGGAAATATATTGTTAGCTTAGGCGAGGGGGGAACGCCTCTAATAAAAGCTGGTAGACTTGCCGAAAAGCTTGGATTAAAGAAGCTATACTTGAAGGATGAAACACGCAATCCTACCGGTAGCTTTAAGGATAGATGTATGAGTGTCTCAGTATCTATGGCTAAGTATTTCGGGTTTAAGAGAGCAGTGGTTGCCAGCAGCGGTAATGCTGCAGCTGCATTGGCTGCTTACGGGGCTAGAGCAGGTATCGAAGTATATGCTTTCGTTCCCGACTTCGCAGGGTATGGTAAGATCGCCCAGTTATTATTCTATGGTGCAAAAGTTTTCAGGGTTAAATGGGTTGAAGCAGAGGATCCAACAGTTAAGATGATGAGATTATTAGCGGAGAAATACGGTTTCTATCCATCACCAAGTTTCGGACCATTTAATCCATACCAGATTGAAGGCCCAAAAACTATAGCTATGGAGATCGTTGAGCAATTAGGGTGGAATGTTCCTGACCAAGTATTCGTGCCAACCGGTGCCGCAAGCTTATTGACAGGAGTCTATAATGGTTTTCGTGACTGGAACAATGTGGGATGGATAAATAAGTATCCTAGAATGGTTGCTGTACAGCCTGAGGGTAATCATCCATTTGTTAGAGCGTGGATGGAAAAAGTTGATCCAGATAAGATAAGGCCTTGGGAGAAACCTCCAAAAACCATTGCTACAGGTCTCGAAGATACTTTTCCATGGGATGGAGATGCAGGGTTAAGAGCACTATATAATACTAATGGTTATGGAGTAGTAGTTAGTGATGAAGAAATACTGGAGGCTATGAAGCTTTTAGCTAGCTTAGAAGGATTGTTCGCAGAACCAAGCGGTGCAGCGGGTCTTGCAGGATTAATTAAGGCATTAGAGGATGGAGAAGTGGATAGAGATGAAACAGTAGTTGTGCTTGTAACAGGTCATGGTTTAAAGGATCCAGATATTGTCAAGAAGTCTGCTGGAGATGCACCAACTATAAATCCTGATCCACAAGAATTCTTTGTAAAAGCTAAAGAATTCTATAAAGTTGATTTCAACTAG
- a CDS encoding cation:proton antiporter gives MANELMILVDLAIVIFMAKILEEILARIGQPPILGDLLAGIIVGPSILGLITVTHNVEVVGWLGIVILIFLAGLETDIDTAKKYGFDAIMVALGGVALTFGLAFIIALFFNYSLITSLFIATILSPTSVSVTTMTLLELGVIRSRVGEIILGAAFADDVIAMILFALVSSIAFYGEIRHESIIMISIGLAVIFSLFIILYYSSNKLFNKLIMRSRLVDAPIIHLLMIGIGMSIISAYFGLSPLPGAYLGGLAMSRVVKSARTRDFLEILVQIISPFFFVYAGILLNPWIVIGKINLVETIGVVLAIVASGIVGKIVGCGGTAYLLRIDKKSSLTIGVGMMPRAGVDLVIAVVGLTIGVLTMELYLSALILIYVTSLSTPFILKKLLSKISA, from the coding sequence TTGGCTAATGAGTTAATGATACTTGTTGATCTAGCTATTGTTATTTTTATGGCTAAGATATTGGAGGAGATCTTGGCTCGTATAGGTCAGCCCCCGATACTGGGGGATCTTTTGGCTGGTATAATTGTTGGTCCCAGCATTCTTGGATTAATAACTGTTACTCATAATGTCGAAGTAGTTGGATGGTTAGGTATAGTTATCTTAATATTCCTTGCTGGGCTGGAAACCGATATTGATACTGCTAAGAAATATGGTTTCGACGCTATAATGGTTGCTTTGGGCGGGGTAGCTTTAACTTTTGGCCTAGCCTTCATTATTGCTTTGTTTTTCAATTATAGCTTAATAACATCATTATTTATTGCGACAATTCTCTCGCCTACAAGCGTCAGTGTTACAACCATGACCCTACTCGAACTAGGAGTCATACGTTCACGGGTCGGAGAAATAATTTTGGGTGCAGCATTCGCGGATGATGTAATAGCCATGATACTTTTCGCGTTAGTATCCAGTATTGCTTTCTATGGTGAAATAAGACATGAATCAATAATTATGATCAGTATAGGATTAGCAGTTATTTTTTCATTGTTCATAATCCTCTATTATTCTTCAAACAAGCTGTTCAACAAGTTAATAATGCGTTCAAGACTTGTTGATGCCCCTATAATACACTTATTAATGATTGGTATTGGAATGTCCATAATATCAGCTTATTTTGGCTTATCTCCTCTCCCAGGAGCTTATCTGGGAGGATTAGCTATGAGTAGAGTCGTTAAAAGTGCTCGGACAAGGGATTTTTTAGAGATACTTGTACAAATAATTTCCCCGTTCTTCTTCGTATATGCCGGTATATTGTTGAATCCATGGATTGTAATTGGCAAAATTAATTTAGTGGAAACAATAGGTGTTGTGCTAGCAATAGTTGCTTCTGGAATAGTCGGTAAAATAGTGGGTTGTGGAGGCACAGCTTATTTATTGAGGATAGATAAGAAATCATCTCTAACCATAGGTGTCGGCATGATGCCTAGAGCAGGTGTTGATCTCGTAATAGCTGTTGTAGGATTAACTATTGGGGTCTTAACAATGGAGCTATACTTATCAGCTCTAATACTAATATATGTAACGAGTCTTTCAACACCATTTATTCTCAAAAAACTATTATCGAAAATAAGTGCTTGA